The region CTTTATGTAATATTTCAACATCCGATCATCTTGTGTGGGTTTGTGTAGATTCTGAAGACCCTGGTAGTAGCATTGCTGGTGGCAGGTGTTATTCCTCTACTGCTGGGCCTGCTGTTTGAGCTAGTCATCGTTGCTCCGCTACGCGTTCCTCTGGACCAGACACCCCTCTTCTACCCCTGGCAGGTACTGAGTGTGTTAAGAGAGCTAGAATGTAATAGTAGTGATCAGTGTATTTTAAACCGTAAAACTCAttgtactttgtgtgtgtgtgtgtgtgtgtgtgtaggactggGCTCTGGGGGTGCTCCATGCCAAAATCATCGCTGCCATCACCCTCATGGGTCCCCAGTGGTGGCTGAAGTCTGTCATAGAACAGGTGTGTTACCTTACACCACGTCATTATTCCTTAACCCTGGCGttccttccagcattggggaacatcccgtgccacatctatttctatgggcacaagcactgttcatgacttAAAACTGTTCACACCGCTCTTGTTGGCAGAGAGAAAAAGcttattttctgcaattctaaacagtttgtcatggggtgcagagaacattttgctgttttaaagcagTTCTATACATCTTGACATGTCTATTCatatgatatttgagtgactcaaacattagaacaaaatctatgggctaaaaacCATTAGCTGACATGGTCTCGTTGATCTGggcatttctgacaagttataaatagctctaagGTAGACTGACATGACAAGGAAAACTGTTGATGCACAACCCAATTTAAAAATGACATTCTACCATTTACAATTTAAGAGTAATCTGAAAGCCagactgagttcctaaaaaaGACAACACTGCCTTAACCTAATAGAATTAGAATTCTCAATCTCACACTGTTTACCCAGCTTACATTGTGACTGTAATTGAACCTGTGGAAACCAATGAGACATGTCCACTCCCTCTACATGATCAATATAGCTTTTAACCTTTTGATACTGTGTAAAGTGACCAGTGAGGGGTAACATTGCCACCTCTCCTCCTGTCAGGTGTATGCTAACGGCATCAGGAACATCGACCTCCATTTCATTATCCGTAAGCTGGCTGCCCCTGTCATCTCAGTGCTgctgctgtccctgtgtgtcccctACATCATAGCAGCTGGCGTTGTACCTACCGTAGGTCAgtcgtgtttgcgtgtgtgtgtgtgcgtgcgtgcgtgcgtgtgtgcgtgtgtgcgttcgTGCTTGCTAATAACACTGGACCCCTCCTGGTGTATCAGGTGTGACTCCAGAGATGCAGATTCTGATACAGAGGAGGATCTACCCGTTCCTCCTGATGGTGGTGTCCATCATCGGCATCCTCTCCTTCCAGATACGACAGTTCAAACGCCTTTACGAACACATCAAGAACGACAAGTAACCACCCACCCTTATCTCCATATCTGGCCTGTTCATTCAGTGATAGTACAACCCTGGTCCTGGGGAGCTTCAGCGTATGCAGGGTTTTGTTTCGGCCAAGCACTACCACACCTGATTTAACTATTCAAGGTCTTTATCAGCTGCTGACACACAAACTTTGAAGTGACATGACTCTTATCTCCCCTGTTCCCTCTCTGCCTTTCCTGCAGGTACCTGGTTGGCCAGCGGCTTGTCAACTATGAACGCAAGGCGAGGGGAGCCAGCTCTGTCCCgccccctaaccctatcccagagtAGTCATGTTTGTGTGAGGTCAAGGCTTTTGGAAATGACCCTTCTcgtgttctccctccctctctcgttctctcagtgGTGTTCATGCCTTGCTTTGGTTAAGTGCAACCTGAGAACTGTACATGTGTAAATACTTTGGACGCACTCTGTTGTCTGAAATGTAAAAGACTTGAATTAATGCAGTGACCATTGTACATCTTAAAGTGTATTTATGAAATCAAACTGACAGTTTGTGTCCTGTTGATTGTCATGTTATAAAATTGTACATTAAAACGTTTTTACATAATGGAGGTGGTGCGATAGCTTCTTCTTTTGGGATAAGTGGAGATTCCAGCAAATTTCCAAACTTCTCCTTTAGTATGTCAGGTATCTCATCTGTCAGCTCTCTGGTGGTTTTAGTTATGTTCCATCCTTCCTCTGAGGGGAACTGGGTGGTGATGAGTCTGGCCCATGTAGGTGAGCCTCCTGTTGGGCTTCAGGATGGAGCAGAGAGACTTACAGAAGATGGAGCTTGGGGAGCTCTGATGGTAGCCACATTTCTCTATGAAGTCTTCTGTGTCTTGTATCCAGAGTGACTTGTATAGCTCCGTCCAGAGCCCAGTTTCTCTTTTCATCTGGACACTCCAGAATGGgcatctctccctcctgtctgatCCTGTATACTCTGGGGTTCTACCTTATCGCCATGCGATGGCGTTTCTCATCTCCCGCTAGGATGGTGACATCGAATCCCATTTCTGACAAGTCGTTATTCTCAAAAGCAGAACCCTCGACGGCGGTGGTTAAAGATTTTATCATAGAGGTGTGGGAGTTCAAGTCGCACGCGCCCGCCGATGTGGATGGTGAGGTTCTCGAATGGGACCGTCATCAGGTGACAGCTGTGTGCACGCTAGAGAGCAGACACATTCCCACACTCTAATCAAACTTTAGACCTATTTGTTACGTATAGttgatacaacaggtgtaagtaAACCAAGGACCAATAAATAACCAATTTGCCTTTATTTTCAATTGGAAAATACTCTTTGTGGTCATGGATGAAATCACTGTGGCTGTCCCATCTGTGAATCTGAAAGTGAAAAAACAAGTAAGTAATTTCTATGCATCATTCCTTTAAGGTGGTTTATGCATTCAAACAAGAGCATGTGACCTGGGGGTCCATTCAATCACAACTGAATAGTAACTGGTGGCCATATAGCAGTGTTGGGGAAACTGCTCTGAAAATATAGTTGACCAATTACATCACTGGAAGTTAATATATGCTAAACGTTAAACAGTTTACTTAACTAAAGCTGCTTATAAAAAAAGTGTTGACTCAACTTTTGTGGAAAATTATAATATAATCCCAAATGTCATAGAATACTaattgcaagaacagatcactctGTAGTCAGaggttaacagaatgtgtaatttatCCTATTGAACACAAAACGATGTTTCAATTGAGAATTTGGCAGGTCGGATGCCTGAAAAAGAAAATAAGTTcttgcctacttcacccatatttAAATTTAGCCAAAAAAGTTGTTTGTAGCTCCAGTAGTAAGCTACATGGCAAACAAGTAatgaactactgaaaacactacacgtttgaatttagttcaactatcaccaagctactgcaaaatgtagttcaCTTACGAGTTAAAATATATTTAGTTCACTACGTTCCCACAGTGCCATATAGTATTCATATTCAGCATTTTTTATCCCTTTTTCATGATaaccaattggtagttacagtcttgtcctatCGCTGCTCCCGTATAGACCCGGGAGCAGCGAGCCTTAGGTGTCTCCAACTGTGAGTCTTGGACAACCATGGTTTGAACTGGGAAGTACGTACATACTGTATCAAAGCCTAGTGTGAAGACCCGGCcactcaaataaaattgtattagtcacatgggccgaatacaacaggtgtaggtagaccttgcagtgaaatgcttacttacaagcctcgaatagtctgggtagccatttgactagaggttcaggagtcttatggcttgggggtagaagctgttaagaagcctcttggacctagacttggcgctccggcacCGCTTGCCGTGTAGTAGAagggagaacagtccatgactggggtggctggagtctttgacaattttcactCAGAACGGCGGGGGTGATATTTACACCCTGGTGTGAAGTCACATGGGTGTGGTTTTCACATCCTAGTTTAAAgttatgccagcagcataccaccctgcataccactgctggcttgcttctgaagctaagcagggttggttctggtcagtccggatgggagaccagatgctgctggaagtggtgttggagggccagcaGGAGGCAcgctttcctctggtctaaaaaaaaaaatccaatacCCCAGGGGAcaatgccctgtgtagggtgccgtctttcggatgggacgttaaacgggtgtcttgactttgaggtcattaaagatcccatggcacttatcgtaggagtgttaaccccggtgtcctggctaaattcccaatctgtccctcaaaccatcacgatcACCTAATAATCCcgagtttacaattggctcattcatccccctcctctccccgtaACTAtgccccaggtcattgctgcaaatgagaacgtgttctcagtcaacttacctggtaaaacaacaaataaataaagTCCGCCCCCCTCATAAATCAACGAGGTGTGAAAGAACGTTTGACATAAGCAACACTACAATAACCACTAATGTGTGTGGGAGTGTTGTTATAGTGTGTGTGCGCAGGGTCAGTGTAGATAGTCTGGGTACCATTAATTGACTATTTAACtgtctggctatttagcagtcttatggcttgggggtggagtctgttggtccgagagccgatgctccggtaccgtttgctaAATGGTAgaagagtgaacagtctatggtttgggtgtcgggagtctttggcaatttcaGGCCTTCCTATGAAACCGCCTGataaagaggtcctggatggcagggagctcggccccagtaatgtactgggctaTCCGTACCACCCTTTGTAGTGCTTTGCAGTCAAGGGCGGTGaatttgccataccaagtggtggtGCAGACAGTCAAGATGCTCATGAAGTAGCAGCTTTAGAACTTTGAGGATCCGAGGGCCCAGGCCAAATCTTTTctgcctcctgagggggaagaggtactGGCCTTCCTTTTTCACGACTGTGCGGGTgggtgtggaccatgttaagtgcTTTGTTGTGACATGACTCATTAATGTTATGACATGCTATTTATCGAATAATGAACTGTGTTTAATTATGTGACTAAATTAAATCACCTAACTACTAACTCATTAGTAACTTCaggcaccacgggaaaagtttGTTTAATGAGTTACCGTTTCCCGAATGAACTCAAAAATATATCAGAATCTCAATATCATAGCAGTCAATAATTTCCTCATATTAGTGTCATTCTGAACATCTCATAATCCTTTAAATCTGCACAAACCCGGGTCTCACTAATCATTCCGTACCACACAAATTGAGTTGATTTATTTACTTACAAGCTAAATGATAACATAAGATACACAGTCTAggttattgattagaacttaATACAATGACAACAGGTCCTTAGCGGAccaacacaatatgacacgtGTTACACAAGGAGATTTAAAtaaggagagagaaagcaagagagaaaaGCAACACTTGGATACATAGTACCTTGCCCCGAACTGCCGCTTTTATGGGTAAGAAGTGTAATGCATGTATTTACGTGAAGGTCTCTGTTGGATATCTTCGGATGGCCTGCTCTTTCGTCCTCAGGtgtaagtctctgattgtccacaAGATGTCACAATGTCCTTTCTCTTAGTTGTCTGTTTCCTTGCACTCATTCTGTAAGTGGTCTTCTcgggacagctaatcagccgtgtAGATGATTCCAGTGTGGGAATGAGAGCAGTGCAGACAAACGATGACTTGAAGAGAATAACCGGGTGGTCCTGCTTGAATTCACCTTCTTAGATACAGTACTTAAGACAGCTACTCAACCGTAACATTGATTGTtaacataaatgttcaataatactccaaccggagaatttctttgtcttcagaaaagcaaaggaacgggagctacctctcatgtgaaatgcccGTGACCAGTGCGTGACtactggcagacctctgactcattcccctctcattcagccccccttcatagtagaagtgTCACGGCTGACTAGGTGTGTAGataggaatcaggcgcagagaggtCCAGGGGAAAGATGCACTTTAATGCGGCACCAAAAGTAAATGCCCAAACACGCaaaccactgaccactgaccaacccaaaacaacgACACAAACGTGAAGAtcaaaataatcccgcacaacaaaggGGCGGGTTCCACACGCTAAATAGGGAAGCAAATCAAGCACACGCAAAATAGGAACAGGTGTAACTAATGAGACAAAACTAACCgaaaagaaaaagggatcggtggcggctagtaagccggtgacgacgaccgccgagcaccacccgaacaggcgggggagccaacttcggcgggagTCGTGACAAGAAGCGTctactgtatcttcaataggggctgagttgaaaatcgaccaacctcagatttcccacttcctggttggattctttctcaggattttgcctgccatatgagttctgttatactcacagacatcgttcaaacagttttagaaacttcagagtgttttctatcaaaatatactaataatatgcatatattagcaactgggactgaggagcaggcagtttactctgggaacctctgggcaccttattcatccaagctactcaatactgcccccagccattaGAAGTTTAAGAGTTTCCTTTGTCTTCTTCAACCTCGTGTTGCGTTTCGAGGTCGTGACTAATCGTAGACCTTGACTGCAGCGCCTGGTCTTCTACTCTAgtatgttaattcttaactcaCATGCTTTATACCCTCAGGTAAAAAGGGGCATTTCCGTCTTTATGACAAGCTCTCTGGGTTCCCTGGGGTGTCTTATTGTCACAAAAACATTCTCTTTAATCTGGATATTTTCTACACAAGGTAAAGTATCTAAAcctcatatacacattatgaaaactcttcaagttacaatgttttcgttatAAAGTCTTCATTTAACTTTTAATAACATTGTAAAAttaacatacattttcatattccatccatCATTATTCCCACCCATTCAGATGATGAAATATATGTCCCAGAGTCCATTTATTTGATGTTTTACTTCAGGGTTGTAAACTCTTCAAAGACATTCCAGACATTCCAGACAAAGACATTCCAGACACCCAAACTAGGCACCATAAAAACGCCACCGtcaactctctccccctctgcaggagagatatctctgtagagcggatccactgtaacctgatcctcaTAGGCCAGCCATGACACCTAAGTGATGTGGattccaaggaacttgaagctctcgacccgctcaactacagccctgtcgatgtggatggggaaaTGCTCTCCCCACTTTCTCCTATAgctcacgatcagctccttggtcttactgatgttgagggagaggttgttgtactgGCACCCCATTGCTAAGTCTCTGATCACttccatataggctgtctcattgccgTCTGTAAACAGGCCTACCAtcattgtgtcgtcagcaaacttgatgatggtgatggagttgtgcatggccatgcagtcgtgggtgaacagggagtacaggagggggctaagcacacacccctgaggggcccgtgtgttgaggttcagcgagccagaggtgttgttgcctacccttaccacctgggaccGGCccattaggaagtccaggatccagttgtagaagGAGAGGTTCAGTCCCATGGTGACATCCTGGAGCATCAGCAGGCGTGGAGTGGGTTGAAGCCCAGTTTGAGACAAAGTTGAAAGTAGCTTGGGCTTTGCTTGTAATCCCGTAGATCTGCTCAGTTCAGCCTTCATTGAGTAGACAACCTCCCCATGAAGGCCTTTATAGGATGATGGCATGTCTCTGAAGACGAATGTGAAAAGTGCATTTCAGGacattatgtacagttgaagtcggaagtttacatacacttaggttgtagtcattaaaactcattttcaaccactccacaaatgtattgttaacaaactatagttttggcaagtcggttaggacatctactttgtgcatgacacaagtaatttttccaacaattgttaccaGACAGTTtttttcactgtatcacaattctagtgggtcagaagtttacatacactaagttgactgcctttaaacagcttggaaaattccagaaaatgatgttatggctttataagcttctgatatgctaatttacataatttgagtcaattggaggtgtacctgtagatatatttcaaggcctaccttcaaactcagtgcctctttgcttgacatcatggaaaaatcaaaagaaatcagccaagtcctcagaaaaataattgtagacctccacaggtctggttcatccttgggagcaatttccaaatgcctgaaggtaccacgttcatctgtacaaacaatagtacgcaagtataacagcaaaggaccttgtgaagatgcgggAGGAAACAGGctcaaaagtatatatatccacagtaaaacaagtcctatatcgacataacccactcagcaaagaagaagccactgctccaaaaccaccataaagaagccagactacggtttgcaactgcacatggggacaaagatcgtacttttggagaaatgtcctcttgtctgatgaaacaaaaatagaacgttttggccaccatcccaaccgtgaagcacgggggtggcagcatcatattgtgggggtgctttgctgcaggagggactggtgcacttcataaactTGATGgtttcatgagggaggaaaattatgtagatatattgaagcaacatctcaagacatcagtcaggaggttaaagcttggtcgcaaatgggtcttccaaatggacaatgacaccaagcatacttctgaagttgtgtcaaaatggcttaaggacaacaaagtcaaggtattggagtggccatcacaacgccctgacctcaatcctatagaaaatttgtgggcagaactgaaaaagcgtgtgcgagcaaggagacctacaaacctgactcagttacgccagctctgtcaggaggaatgggccaaaattcacccaagttattgtgggaagcttgtggaaggctacccaaaacgtttgacccaagttaaacaatttaaaggcaatgctaccaaatactaattgagtgtaaacttctgacccactgggaatgtgatgaaataaataaaactgaaataaatcattatctctactattattctgacatttcacattcttaaaataaagtggtgatcctaactgacctaaaacagggaattttactaggattaaatgtcaggaattgtgaaaaactgagtttaattccatgaatttggctaaggtgtacgtaaatgtccgacttcaactgtaggtaggcTACATGGAGAAAGTGTTTACTTTTTGCAATAAAAAATCCAAAGTGTATTACAGTGAGTGAATCTGAAAAGAAAAGGTGGTACTCATGGCAGGTTCAGTAATGTTCTTGCctgtaaaacacacatacaggcacacacacacttctgcagTCACTTAAATATAGATGCAACTACCATAAGAAGCAATTTAATCGAATGATATAGCCtacaataaaataaacatttgtcgctctgttgaaatcaaatcaattgttatttgtcacatgcgccgaatacaacaggtgtagtagaccttacagtgaaatgcttacttacaagcccttaaccaacaatgcagttttaagaaaaataagtgttgagtaaaaaataaaagtaacaaataattaaagagcagcagtaaattaacaatagcgaggctatatacagggggtaccggtacagagtaaatgtgtgggggcaccggttagtcaaggtaactgaggtaatatgtacttgtaggtagagttaaagtgactatgcataaatagtaaacagagagtagcagcatcgTAAAAGAGTGTGAGGGGGAGGGTGgacaatacaaatagtctggggTAGCAATTTGATTAGTGTGTTCAGGATTCTTAtcgcttggggtagaagctgttaagaagcgttttggacctagacttggcgctccggtatcgcttgccgtgcggtagcagagagaacagtctatgactggggtggcttgagtccttgaccatttttagggccttcctctgacaccgcctggtatagaggtcctggatggcaggaaattTAGCCCCAGAGAGgaactgggccatacgcactaccctctgtagtgccttgaggtcggaggccgagcagttgccataccaggcagtgatgcaacaagtcaggatgctctcgatggtgcagctgtataactttttgagggtctgaggacctatgccaaatcttttcagtctcctgagggggaataggctttgacGTGCCCTCTTtatgactgtcttagtgtgtttggaccacgaTAGCTTGTTtttgatgtgaacaccaaggaacttgaagctctcaacctgctccactacagccccacttTAGGGGCAGGAAAACAACTAGTTGGCTGTCCAGGCCAGCTTTGCTGTTTGGACTGCACTTGCAAGTGTGGGACACTTGCGCACTCTACCGGGAGACGAAGGGAATTGCACATGGGAGTTTGGTACGTGACGTCACGCAAACACTCCCTTCGGTTTGGTGGAAGAGTAAAGATGGCGCCCACCCACGTATTGAGATGCTGTCAACGGGGCTTAGCTTGGATACCTGTGATTTTTATCGCCCTAGTCGTATGTTGGTCTTACTATGCGTACGTCGTAGAACTCTGCATTTGTAAGtataaaaaaaatgcttttcactGCGAGTGTCGTTGTGTTATGGTTGATAtttgtgctagctagctaacgttagctggccaCAGGAAGTGAATGGAGCGACTGCTGCTAGATAACAAAGGcttggctagttagctagttTGATCTTGCCAATGTAGCGCTATAACTAGCCAAATAATCTGTTTATGTAGCTacccgttagctagctagcgaattaAACTGTTCAATTTTAGCACTTCATTAAAAGCTATCATACATTGGTACAACGATAGCCTACCAACCTCCGTTATCTGTTATTCTGTCGACATCTTGCCAGATGTAGAGAATTGTTCACATTATTTTCTACCTGCAACAATGTACCTAAGTAAAAGACGAAGAAGCAAAGATAAAGAATGCTTATTATTTGTTTCAAGTGGGCGTggcttccctctccttcctctgcaTTGATGTCCAAGAACTGGACAGGTGAAAGCGTGCCAGGAATGCCAGAAAAATAATGTTGAAGGGCTCAATGTCCACAGGAATGTGTCTTGTTGTTGCTAGCTGCATACAGTATGTCTGACACCCACAACATACACCAGATGCAAACGTAACATTATTTTATCTCCTTCCCCCCTGCAGTCACCATCCCCAGCATAGCAGAAAAGAGTAAGTAGTGGCTATTGGATGGGATGGATTTCTACTGGTTGATTGGCTTTTACTGACATGGGCCCATTTGCTGCTCATTGGGATTGTTGCTCAAGGGCCATGGCTGAAGTTAGTTTTATTTACTCTGGCTGGACTGGGCTCAATTTggacacacgtaaacacacatacacactgtagaCACTACTAAATTGCGCCCTTACACTTGACCTATGCATGTGCAGATAGTCAAAATATGAATATCTGCTATGTTAAAGCCAGGTGTGAAtgtgtctctgactctgtctgtgtgtctcttacAGTCATCTACATGGTGTTCTTCCATCTGTCCTTCGTCATGTTTGTGTGGTCCTACTGGAAGACCATCTTCACCAGACCAGCCAACCCCTCCAAAGAGGTACCCTGCCTTTTTAGATACCTGCCCTGAAACATCTACAAGGCTGTAGCTCACAGCTTCACTGGATAGATGTCTATGAGTAGATTTATTCCAATGACACAGGTGGATGGACAATGTTGCTAAGGGACTAACTATAATTGAAGTTTTTTTCCTGTGTCTGTTTtgtttatctctcctctctctctgccatctttctctcctgttagttctgcctGCCTAAGGCAGAGAAGGAGCAGTATGTgaaggaggagagaccagagtcGCAGCAGGAGATCCTGTGGAGGGCTGCCGCTAACCTGCCCCTCTACACACGCACCGGGGCTGgaggtctgtctctatctgtcttgtctatctatgtttgtgtgtgtgtgtctgtctgtctgtctctctcccagttgATTGATCCAGCCCTGGCCCGTTGAGTGTGTAGCTTATCAGTTGGTTTAATGTGTTGTGTACAGCGATCCGCTACTGTGACCGGTGTCAGGTGATTAAACCAGACCGCTGCCACCACTGTTCTGCCTGCGACATGTGAGTCTGCTatttcctgtctcctctcctctctcttccagtcTTGCTTTTCCTGTTGAAAGGCCtgattctgatttttttttttcattcttcttcattcactcctcttctctcttcttccatgTATTAGGTGTGTGCTGAAGATGGACCATCACTGCCCCTGGTATGTTGTCTGTTTCCTCACGTCCACAGTAGATCAAAGTATTCTAATGTTCTGAGGAAGTATGATCATAACTCAACTTACtttttgtctcctctctctctttctctctctcctttctctctcaggGTGAACAACTGTGTGGGATTCTCCAACTACAAATTCTTTATTCTGTTCCTGTGCTACTCTCTGGTGTACTGTTTGTTCATTGCAGCCACCGTACTGCAGTATTTCATCAAGTTCTGGACAGTGAGTAATGGTCTCACATTCACTGCAGCCTGCATCTGTTCTGGCATCCACTGCTTTAGTCTTGTTATTCCCCACCCACCCatacattcaatgctgcagatgtgggtgtgtgtgcgtgctttttCCCACATATAAGATACTGTAGCATTtcctacactgtgtgtgtgtgtgtgtgtgtgtgtgtgtgtgttaaatgctACTATTTGTGTTTGTTGTAACCGCTTGGATTGTCCCACATCCTGCTGCTTAACACTGTGGCCTCACAGCTGTACTGCTTCACTGTTATgcagctccctctttctctttctttcttttgtcCCCCCCCCCGCCCGCCCGCCTTCCGCTCCTTGTTCTCTTAGTTCTTGGCCTCCCTCCCAGCTTTTCGCATTTTGCTCTCCCTCTGACCCCCCTCTTTTCCTCACACACATTATTATTGTTCTGtctaccccactctctctctgttcatttctACCATGTCCTCTTGTCCATGCCATCTCACCAGCCCTGACTCtgcctgctcctc is a window of Oncorhynchus mykiss isolate Arlee chromosome 11, USDA_OmykA_1.1, whole genome shotgun sequence DNA encoding:
- the LOC110535439 gene encoding palmitoyltransferase ZDHHC20 isoform X3, which encodes MAPTHVLRCCQRGLAWIPVIFIALVVCWSYYAYVVELCIFTIPSIAEKIIYMVFFHLSFVMFVWSYWKTIFTRPANPSKEFCLPKAEKEQYVKEERPESQQEILWRAAANLPLYTRTGAGAIRYCDRCQVIKPDRCHHCSACDMCVLKMDHHCPWVNNCVGFSNYKFFILFLCYSLVYCLFIAATVLQYFIKFWTNELPDTHAKFHVLFLFFVAAMFCISILSLFSYHLWLVGKNRSTIEAFRAPVFRTGSDKNGFSLGFGKNIAQVFGDKRKFWLLPIFTSQGDGLTFPSRLVNIDPEQPTVSLQPEANKSIEDVPASPLSESQNHLLGNEQHANNVTEHLENDTGSETITIIMERES
- the LOC110535439 gene encoding palmitoyltransferase ZDHHC20 isoform X1 produces the protein MAPTHVLRCCQRGLAWIPVIFIALVVCWSYYAYVVELCIFTIPSIAEKIIYMVFFHLSFVMFVWSYWKTIFTRPANPSKEFCLPKAEKEQYVKEERPESQQEILWRAAANLPLYTRTGAGAIRYCDRCQVIKPDRCHHCSACDMCVLKMDHHCPWVNNCVGFSNYKFFILFLCYSLVYCLFIAATVLQYFIKFWTLCRRKSAENCPKNELPDTHAKFHVLFLFFVAAMFCISILSLFSYHLWLVGKNRSTIEAFRAPVFRTGSDKNGFSLGFGKNIAQVFGDKRKFWLLPIFTSQGDGLTFPSRLVNIDPEQPTVSLQPEANKSIEDVPASPLSESQNHLLGNEQHANNVTEHLENDTGSETITIIMERES
- the LOC110535439 gene encoding palmitoyltransferase ZDHHC20 isoform X2, with the translated sequence MAPTHVLRCCQRGLAWIPVIFIALVVCWSYYAYVVELCIFTIPSIAEKIIYMVFFHLSFVMFVWSYWKTIFTRPANPSKEFCLPKAEKEQYVKEERPESQQEILWRAAANLPLYTRTGAGAIRYCDRCQVIKPDRCHHCSACDMCVLKMDHHCPWVNNCVGFSNYKFFILFLCYSLVYCLFIAATVLQYFIKFWTLCRRKSAENCPKNELPDTHAKFHVLFLFFVAAMFCISILSLFSYHLWLVGKNRSTIEAFRAPVFRTGSDKNGFSLGFGKNIAQVFGDKRKFWLLPIFTSQGDGLTFPSRLVNIDPEQPTVSLQPEANKSIEDVPASPLSESQNHLLGNEQHANNVTEHLENDSRYLLTIDRWE